A single window of Dehalococcoidales bacterium DNA harbors:
- a CDS encoding head-tail adaptor protein, whose protein sequence is MGFTSLLKDTFVPYTLTVTDDGVGGQVETWTEGTAFQGRLSILSASERLGADKVTVYASHRLYCDASVSLSEDDKVTFDSRTFQVRTIQKPSELGTGIGHLEIDVLELD, encoded by the coding sequence ATGGGCTTCACATCTCTTTTGAAAGACACCTTCGTTCCGTACACCTTAACCGTGACCGATGATGGCGTGGGCGGCCAGGTGGAAACGTGGACTGAGGGCACGGCCTTTCAAGGCAGGTTGTCTATCCTCTCAGCCAGTGAACGCCTCGGCGCCGACAAAGTGACTGTCTACGCCTCGCACCGTCTTTACTGTGATGCTTCGGTCAGTCTGTCAGAGGATGACAAGGTTACTTTCGACAGCCGGACATTCCAGGTAAGAACGATCCAAAAGCCCTCGGAACTCGGAACCGGAATCGGACATCTTGAAATAGATGTGTTGGAGTTAGATTGA
- a CDS encoding HK97 gp10 family phage protein produces the protein MTDVRMISYKAERLAEINARLKSNMTKACLLVERDAKINAPVDTGRLRASITNRLEVEKDQLIGIVGTNVEYAPYQEFGTSKMPAHPFLYPALEANKSKIKGLLKEK, from the coding sequence TTGACCGACGTACGAATGATCTCCTATAAGGCAGAACGGTTAGCTGAGATAAATGCCCGCCTCAAGTCAAATATGACCAAAGCCTGTCTCTTGGTTGAAAGGGATGCCAAGATCAATGCCCCGGTAGACACCGGGCGGCTCCGGGCCTCGATTACTAACCGATTGGAAGTCGAGAAAGATCAATTGATCGGGATTGTTGGAACAAATGTTGAGTATGCCCCTTATCAGGAGTTCGGCACGTCAAAAATGCCAGCTCACCCGTTTTTATACCCAGCCCTCGAAGCCAATAAATCTAAAATCAAAGGGCTTTTGAAAGAGAAATGA